GACATATTAAGCTATGGCATTGATAATCCTGATGAAAAAGAGTTTGATCTTTTGTTTTGCTGGTTTACTTCTAATCTCAGTATGCACATAGAGAATGTCCATCCTTTATAGTGGGTGATGTTTTCACCTTGCTAGTTTGTTTTTGTGAATTTCGAGTTACTACATCCATTGTCCTTATATTCTGCATCGTATGTGTGTTGGAACAGGTATATGATGTAACAAAGTTCTTGGAGGACCATCCTGGTGGTGATGAGGTCTTGTTGTCAGCAACAGGTTAAAAACATTCGACAACATTATGTTCAACCGCCTGTTTGGGTGAGCCCATTCCGTGTCATGTTTGTGGTGTTTTGTTTGCAGGGAAGGATGCTACCGATGATTTTGAGGATGTTGGTCACAGTACCAGTGCAAGAACGATGATGGATGAATACTATGTTGGGGAGATTGATGTATCGACCATTCCCACCAAGACCAAGTACACACCTCCCAAGCAGCCCAACTACAACCAGGACAAAACCCCAGAGTTCATTATCAAGCTCCTCCAGTTCTTGGTTCCCCTTGCTATCCTGGGGTTGGCCATTGCCATCCGCTTCTACACAAAATCTGCATAATTGCTGAGAGTGCACCTTGGGACAGGACTAAGTTTGTGTTTGTGCTTAAAAACCGCaattagttttcttctttatgCTTATTGACATTGCAACTCAGGGGTTAGTAGTGTAGTCAAACTTGCATAATGGTAACGTATTTGTGTCCCATTGCAAAAAAAACAGTTTACAAGACTCCTTTGCTGCCTTTATGTTCTGAGATCCTATTCCCCTTTCTTCAGTTATCTGTCTTCACAAAGTCTCAGACTGTAGTTATATTTTCCCTCAGTTTAGCAGATATGGAGGTCCAATTTTTATGTGATGCGACCAAAATTCTTCTAGTGCTTGAATGACTGGAATGTAGCCTGCCTTTAATCACTTACTTTGTAGTACATTttattttcaacatttttttttgatacctaGGGTGTCCGGATCTTTGACTTGACTAGTCTCcggggtcactgtgataccgcCGCTTACATA
This genomic stretch from Macadamia integrifolia cultivar HAES 741 unplaced genomic scaffold, SCU_Mint_v3 scaffold1363, whole genome shotgun sequence harbors:
- the LOC122063570 gene encoding cytochrome b5-like, whose amino-acid sequence is MGGGDGKIYTLAEVAGHNNSKDCWLIIGGKVYDVTKFLEDHPGGDEVLLSATGKDATDDFEDVGHSTSARTMMDEYYVGEIDVSTIPTKTKYTPPKQPNYNQDKTPEFIIKLLQFLVPLAILGLAIAIRFYTKSA